From Bacteroidia bacterium:
ACCACGTGCTGGAGTTCATTAAGAGTCTTTTTGTTTTCCATACTTCCACAAACTCGAAATGCTCCGGGAACCTCTCAGGATCAGCGGCAGCATGGAATGCTTCTTCGGCCAGGATGGCGGAAGCACTGTGGTGTCCGTGGCCTCCATAGTTATTGGTTGGGAACCGCGTAATAATGATATCCGGCCTGAACTTTCTTATCACCCACACCACATCATTCAATATAGAGTCGTAGCCCCATTTGCTGAAAGTTTCTTCTGAAGTCTTGGAGTAGCCGAAGTCAACTGCGCGTGTAAAGAATTGCTCGGCCCCGTCCAGCCTGCGTGCAGCCAGCAGTTCCTGCGTACGGATAAGGCCCAGCAGATCCCCTTTTTCATTGCCGATAAGATTCTGGCCGCCATCACCTCTGGTAAGACTGAGGTATCCGGTACGCGCCAGTTTCTCAGAAGCAAGATATGAGAGCAATCGTGTGTTTTCATCATCAGGATGCGCAGCGATGTAAAGCACGCTGACGAGTTGATTCATTTTCTTCATGGCAAGCAACAGATCTCCGGGAGAATTTCCGGTTGGCACCTGAGCAGCAGCCGTGGAAGAAATGATCAGAAGACATATAAGCAACCAGGATTTTTTCATTTTTATCATCATTCTAAATTATGGCGTCAAAGATAGGAAATGCTTGTGCGGCTCAGGAAAGTCGCCTTTCCGGAGGTTGTGATGCTCCATTGAGCGTAAATTAAAATTCCTGATGTAAGGATTCTCCTGATTAATTAATCGAAATACCGGCAAAGAGACGTAGAATAAGTATTGAAATGCTCCCGGCAACCATGATATTGCCCGTTTCCGGTAATTACAAAATAACATGCCGGAGCCAGAATAATAGAATATTTCCATTCCTTTTTCAGGCAAATCATTATTCAGCTCCGGTACATTTTCCAAAGTCTTACATCTGAGGCAGAGCGCGGCTCTTTTACCACGCCTGCGGCTGCACCGCAATTAAATTTGCTGATGATAAAACTATCAATTGGTAAAGGGAGAATAATGCTGTCTGAGAGGTGCATTTCTCCTGCTTTTACTTATCCATAAAATTAAAATTTTAAGTATGAAACACAAGCTTTACTCAAAACAGAAGCAGGTACAAAAAACGGACATGACGCGGGCGGTAACGATTGCGGCCCTCACCAGCTCAGGTACGGGATTGATCCTTGCCTTTTTTATTTTCCTGAATGTAGGAGGTATAAAGGATGTATTGGCTGGAACTGATATGACATATTATTCGCGCACCAGCGGAGACTGGAACGATAAAAATACCTGGTCATCAACCGGGCATGATGGCGAAAAGGCGCATTCCATACCGGGCGAAAATGATATTGTTTATATTAAAGGCGCTGACGTCAGAGTGAAACGTAATGAAAAGTGCAGATCGATTTTTATTACCGGTTCTTCCTCTATTACCACATTTACAATTGGCGCCAAAAAAACACTGGAGGTTTCCGGAGACATTAATATAGATATGAATGGCGATTCCAAAAGTCTCGCGGTACTGGTAGATCAGGAAGGGGCATTAAAAGTAGCCGGTAATTTTAATGTGAAAGGGGAGGGCACCTCATGGACCTACCTCTGGTTTGACAGCAGCAACAGCGAAATTTCCGGTGATATAAACCTGAATGCAGAAGAGCAGGCCGGCATTATGTACTACACTTTTGGCAATGCCACAACCCAGGTAGCCGGAAACCTCAACCTGCAACAGAACGGGGCCGGGGCCATTGTTTCATTTAAGCAGGACCACACCAGCGAAGTGGCCATAGCGGGAGATATTAAATTCTCCGCATCGGAAGAAGGCAAGGCTGCGCTTTTACTCAATGATCAATCTGTTCTTACGCTCAACGGAAATATTCATCGGATGGCAGCGCCAGCGAACTTTGGATTATTCTCAGCCACGGAAAATGCCACGCTTGTGCTTGCCGGCTCTGACAAGCAGTTGCTGTCCGCCAGTGCGGGTGCAGGAACTGACGGTATATATTATAATAATGTTAAAATCAATAACAGTTCAGCCTCTGTTCCGCAAGTGGTGCTTGAAGGCACTGTATTTATTAAAGGAAAATTCAGTTTTAAAAGAGGCATTGTTGAAACCACTCAGAAAAATCAAATAACCTTCGGCCCTGCCGGAAATTTTGAGAAGCGAAACAGTGCCAGCTATATCATGGGTCCTGGTGAAGAAACTGAGAACCCGGAAGGCAATCCGCTGCCTGTAGATCTTCTCACGTATGACGTGAAGCCGCTTAATAGCAATGTGGTGGTGGCATGGGCTACCGCTTCAGAATTGAACAACGATTACTTTACGCTGGAACGCAGCAGTGATGGCCATACCTTCAGCCACCTCACCACAGTAAAGGGTGCAGGCACTTCTCAGCAAACGAAAAAATATGCATTTCTGGACAAAAGTCCGTTGCCTGGCACCTCGTATTATCAACTTCGCCAGACCGGTTTTGATGGCGCAATCGAGGCCTTTCCGGTAAAGTGGGTAAACCGTGGAAATACTAATATCAATGCAGAGCCGCTGGCATTAAAGGAAATAGGCCCAAATCCTTTCGTATCGCAATTTAGCCTGAGCTACCGGGCCGGCAATACGTCTCCCGTAAACCTTACTCTCCTGGATCTTAATGGCAGGCTGCTCCACACCAAAATCATCAACAGCAACAGAGGAGTTAACGCATACACATACTTAGAAGGTGGAAGCCTCGAAAGCGGAATTTATTTCCTTGTGCTTGAGCAAAATGGCGCTAAAGTAACGAAGAGGCTAATCAAAAGAAGCTAATCATTTTTTTTCACATTTATCAATTTTACATTATCATGGACACATTGTATTTGGTTATTAAGAAAAACCAGGTATTGGCTTGCAGAAATTCCTACGCAGAAGCTTTTGAAGTTGCCGCAAATATTGCGGAAAGCAACATCCAGAAGCTGGAACTTGCCAAAAAAGGCAGCGGAAAAAAGGAAATGGCCCAGGCTTAATAAGCAACAGTATATGCTATTAAAACCAGGAACCGGCTGTAGCTTCTGCTACAAGCCGGTTTTCTTTTTTTAATTGATTACCAGGCAGCCTGAGATGCATAGCACCAAAGAGCAGCTTTCCAGCGCAGGAACCAAATATTCAGTGATGACCACCAAGGGTATGTTCCGGCAGCGAACGGATTTGACCTTGTTCAGCAATCTGGGGAAGTGCTTTGCAAAGGCATTGGACCCGTAGCTCAACCGGATAGAGCACCTGACTACGGATCAGGAGGTTTGGGGTTCGAATCCCTTCGGGTTCACATAGAAAGCCTTGTGAAGTTAATCTTCGCAAGGCTTTTTGTTTTAGGTGCCGCTGCCGCGCATGTCCTTCGCTTTTTCTATCGTGATAAAAACTCTTTAGGCGGCAAAAGATCAGTAACACTGTCCTTCAGGGCGGGGTAAGAACAAGCCTTATTTTTTCACCTTATCTGAAATTGCTTGCTTCACAAATTTATTTAAAGAAAGCCCGGATCCCAAAGCCCTTCTCATCGCCTTTTGATGCAGTTCAGGCATTTTTCGTACGTTAAATGAACCCCTATAACCTTTCCCGGGATCCTTATCTTACGCACTGAAAGAAACCGTGGTAATGTAGTTTTTACAGGTAAGTGAATTCTTTTTCATATCCTTAAGAAAACCAAAATTAGGTTTTAAGCGAAGGTTTACTTAAAGCCGGACATCGAAGCGGGAAAGTATGGCTCACCCTCACCCAATAACCTAAATTTGTTTTCCGGGAGGGATTTGAAATTTAAAGACAACTGAAAATTAATTCATAAAATTAATAGAAGATTTATGAAACAATTCCTCAAAGCCATCCATGCGGTGGACGATGCGATCCTTGACGAGTACATTTCATGCTGGGAGGAGTTCAGCGTAAAAAGAAAAACCATTATCACTGCCGAAGATCAGGTGCAGCGGCACATGTTCTTTGTGCGGGAAGGAATTCAAAAGTCCTACTACATTGATGATGGGAAAGAGCATGTAATCGCCTTCACATACCCGCCATCATTTTCCGGGATCCCGGATTCGTTCCTGCCGCAGAAGCCTTCAAAGTATTTCCTGGAAACCATCACTGACAGCAAGTTCCTGCGCCTGTCTTACAGGATGCACCAGGAAATGATGGCGCGTTACAGGCCAAAAGAAACACTCTTCAGAATTGCCACCGAAATGGTACTTATAGGTTTGATACAGCGGCATCACGAGTTAATGGCTTTCGATATTGAGACGCGTTTTAAAACGATGATGCAGCGAAGTCCGCACCTGCTGAATATGATCCCGCACAAGGATCTCGCCTCATACCTGCGCATAAACCCCACAAATTTCAGTAAGCTCCTTTCATCGGTAACCATTTAAATCTTGGTATAGACAAAGGTTTGCCGGCATTTGTCAGGTGAGATTTGCCTCAAAAAAATGATGAGACATCTTTTCACTTTAATAATGCTGATTACTATGAATAATACAATGCAAGCCCAATCTTGGGTTGACACGGTTCAATATCCGTTCGCCCACCATTATTTCCAACTGGAAGCGGGACGGATGCACTACGTTGACGAAGGAGAAGGAGAGGTGATCCTGTTTGTACATGGAACGCCAACATGGTCATTTCTTTATCGCGATATGATCAGGGAGCTTTCCAAAAGCCATCGGTGCATCGCGATAGACCATCTCGGCTTCGGACTCTCAGATAAGCCGCAGGATTTTCCGGGAACACCGCAGGCCCACGCCCGGAATTTGTCCGCCTTTATACAGGCGCTGGACCTGAAAGATATTACCCTGGTGGTACATGACTTTGGTGGCCCCATCGGATTGTCTGCCGCTATAGCCGAACCGGTGCGGATAAAGAAAATCGTTCTCTTCAATACATGGCTGTGGGAGACGGCCTCTGACCCCGGAGCCAGAAAGGTGGATAAGATCGTGAACAGCGCGCTGGGCCGGTTCCTCTACCTGCGAATGAATTTTTCACCCAAAGTTTTGCTGAAGAAAGGATTTGCGGATAAAGCCAATCTGACGAAAAATATTCACCGGCAATATCTCCTTCCTTTTCCTGACAAAACTTCCCGCTATCCACTATTGAGGCTGGCGAAATCGCTGGTTGGCGCATCTTCCTGGTATCAGGAACAATGGGAATTGTTGCACAAAATCAGCGATAAGCCGTGGCTCCTGGTGTGGGGCACGAAGGATAAATTCATCACAACGGGTTACCTGGAAAAATGGAGGACAAGGCTTCCTGAAGCCAGGATCGTGGAAATGGATTGCGGGCATTTTGTGCAGGAAGAAATGTCCGGGGAGGCCATCATTGCAATGAAAGACTTTCTGAGTGATGAGTAAGCTATTGAGGCATAACGCTCTTCCTTTAAAATATCAGCAGAGCCAATTTACTTTTTAAATAAGTGGATGAAAATATAATCTGCAACCGGGATTCCTTACAGCCTCTTGTTGCACCTGGCGCGGTGGCGATGCTGTTCCGGGTTTTATTTCGCCATATCTTTATGATGTGCTGAAAGAAAAAGCATCGTCAAAAGCCGTAAACGCCTTGAAAAGCAAAGAATCTGGATTGGCAGTAGCGGTTTTTACCTGCTTTTTTTCATTACAAAATCGCTCGGATGCGGATCGAAAAACGAGATTCGGAACAGGAAACAGGCTTAAATGCTGAACTCGTTCTTACATGTGTAACCAAGCTGTAAAATCAGCCTAAAATGAATTTTACCCGGAACATTTAAAAAATAAGTTAAAATGAAAAAAGCACTACTGACAATGGCTATTGCAATGGGAGCCATCACAATTTCCCAGGCGCAGGTTCTTCCGTTCAACAAGCAGGATAATAAATCTAAACGCGTTTCGAATTCGGAAACGAGTGCCGCTGAAAGTGAGAATCATAAGGTAAATCTTCAGGTACAATCAGTTTTGGCCGATGTAAAAATGGAGATTGTCAACGGGATGGTATTGCCGGAACTGGAAACTCCCGAAGAGGTGGAAGTAGATTCGTTAATCGCTTCGGACAATATTCCTGAAGTGGCGCCAGAACCTGAAAAATCTGATATTCCAATTGATATTTTTGACATTGAGAATAAGCATTCAACGGAAAATCCTGATTTCAGCAATGCCGATATTTATCTGGTAGTTGGAGCCTTTGAAATTCCTGAAAATGCGGCAAAGCTTCAGAACCAAATGAGTGAAAAAGGAATCCAGTCACAATCCCTGTATAATAAAGAGCGGAACCTTCACTATATCTATGTGGAGCAGGCCGGAACGATTGAGGAGGCCGAACAGAACATTTTGCGCATCCGCAGGGATGTAGTTCCTGATGCGTGGATCTATGTAAAAATAAAATAGCCGGTTTTACTTTTCAGGCGCCTTTTTATAAAATCAAAAGCCCCATCCTGTTCTGCACGGGAAGGGGCTTTTAGTTGGTATGCTTCAGGTTCATTTCTCCTGTGGCCAGACCGGAATCGCAGATTTTAGTTCATCCGGGCATCTCCGGCTTTAACCACCTCTACCCATTGGCCCGGTCTGCGGCTGTTTATGGTTTCATCATACATGGCTTCGCAACTCACGGTGGGAAGATAATAGCGGCCCAGGTAGCTGGCATTCAACATTACGCGGAAAGTTTTTGAATCGTTCCTGCTCAGGTCGAAAAATGTATACACGCGGTCGTCCCTGATATCAAGGTATTCTGCTTTGTCTTCTTTGCTTCCGGAGTCGAAATCCAGCAAACGCGTGTTGATGATTTCCCAGCCCGAAGGGAATATTTGCGTGAGCGCCATTTCCTGATAATGACCGCGATAGCCGGGATTGAAAATAGTGACTTCTGCTACGAAATCCGTTCCCTGGTCAAGAAACTGCGGATCGAGCAGAGTGCCGTCTGGGAGTTTATAGTTCACGTCAATCTTCAGTGCATTGTCAGCCGATGTTTGATCTCCCGTAATGGGTATCCCATGCAATATGACACGGGCAAATAATATCCCGTCACTATTGTTTTTGAGTGATACGTTGCCACCCTGGGTGCCTTTGATGCTGAGCGGAACTTGGTTCAGCGGTGTATTGCTGGCCGCATTGGTTTTGCTGCCGCCATTCAGGCTGTAGGTATAATCCATTTTTGTGGGTAGCGTAGAATTTCCCAGAAATTTAGAAGTTGCCATCAGGGTATAAGCAGTAGTTTGTGTGCTCATCCAGCGGTTGCTGCTGAGTTCGCCCGAAACATGTTTGAGCAGTTCGGCACCTTTGGTTTTTTCACCCATCAGCGTGAGTGTCTCCAAGATCATTGCTTCATCGCGTGTTCCGGAGCCGTAAGTGTAAGAAAGTTCGCGGTATGCCTCTACGCGCAGGGGCAGCTCTCTTACCAGTTGTTTAGCTACATCGGGTTTACCGCTAAGCTGGTATGCAGCAGCAAGCCGCCAGCGTGCTGTGGGCGTGAGTTCACTTCGCTCCCTGAGTCGGTTCATGGCGCCCAGAGCCGGAGATTTTGCGAGGGCCAGCGTATATAGCCGGTATGCCTGTACAAAGTCGCTGCGGTAGCCATAATCGCCACCTCCGGCCACCCATGAATTGGCTATGTTGGTCTGGTAATTTTTCCAGCGGCTCAGCATATTTTCCGGCACCGAATAGCCGAGATTCTTTGCTTCCACAAGAAAATGGCCTGCATAGCTGCTGCTCCAGTCGTCCACATTCCGCTGGCCGGGCCAATAGGCAAATCCGCCCCCGCTTACCTGGAAGCCACTCAGGCGCGCTATCCCCGCTGCCACATTCGCCTTTATTTGTGCCTTTTCAGCAGGAGGAAGGTCCATCAGGTGCTCTACGAAAAGCTGTGGAAATACCGAGGAGGTAGTTTGCTCGATGCATCCATAAGGGTACCGGATCAAAAATTCCAGCCGTTCATCCAGGTTCAGCGGTGGGATTGAACTCAGCTCCAGTACACCATAGTTGGTGCCTGCCATTCCCACTGGTGCATAATTGATATTCCAGGCAGCTCCGGCCTCCAATACCGTATCGAATACATTGGTAACTTCAGGATTAGGATTCCTGATCTCAAGGGTGATCTCCTGTTCTGCTGTTTCTCTACCACTTCTCGCTTTTATTTTTACTTTGGCCACTCCGGTCAGGGGTTTCACTTTTAATGAGAAAGTAACAAGTTCATCTCCGGTTTTGGAAAATGAAAGCGAACGGGAGCTTCCATCTTCTATGGTCAGCATATCATTGGTGGTAATTTCCACCTGCACGTTTTTCACCTGGCTTTCCATTGCAAATACCGAGACCGGCAGTTTCACCATTTCATCAGGACCTAATACGCGGGGCAATGTGCCCAGGACCATCAGCGGAGCGCGGACCGGTACTACCTTGTCTGCAGAACCATAAGCTTCCTCGAAACCTGCTATTACCATGACTTTTACGGATCCTACATATTGCGGCATATCCAGTGTGTGGGTCTGGGTTTCTCCTTTTTTAAGATGAAAAGGGCCGATATATTTTACCACGGGCTTAAACCGGTTGAGTTCCTTCCCGTCATCTTTTTTCACGATTTCGCCATCCCCGCCAATTGCGAGGAGCTTATCCATCCTGCCACTGAAAGCTCCCATTACCTGGTCATAAATATCCCAGGTTTT
This genomic window contains:
- a CDS encoding T9SS type A sorting domain-containing protein encodes the protein MKHKLYSKQKQVQKTDMTRAVTIAALTSSGTGLILAFFIFLNVGGIKDVLAGTDMTYYSRTSGDWNDKNTWSSTGHDGEKAHSIPGENDIVYIKGADVRVKRNEKCRSIFITGSSSITTFTIGAKKTLEVSGDINIDMNGDSKSLAVLVDQEGALKVAGNFNVKGEGTSWTYLWFDSSNSEISGDINLNAEEQAGIMYYTFGNATTQVAGNLNLQQNGAGAIVSFKQDHTSEVAIAGDIKFSASEEGKAALLLNDQSVLTLNGNIHRMAAPANFGLFSATENATLVLAGSDKQLLSASAGAGTDGIYYNNVKINNSSASVPQVVLEGTVFIKGKFSFKRGIVETTQKNQITFGPAGNFEKRNSASYIMGPGEETENPEGNPLPVDLLTYDVKPLNSNVVVAWATASELNNDYFTLERSSDGHTFSHLTTVKGAGTSQQTKKYAFLDKSPLPGTSYYQLRQTGFDGAIEAFPVKWVNRGNTNINAEPLALKEIGPNPFVSQFSLSYRAGNTSPVNLTLLDLNGRLLHTKIINSNRGVNAYTYLEGGSLESGIYFLVLEQNGAKVTKRLIKRS
- a CDS encoding cyclic nucleotide-binding domain-containing protein — translated: MKQFLKAIHAVDDAILDEYISCWEEFSVKRKTIITAEDQVQRHMFFVREGIQKSYYIDDGKEHVIAFTYPPSFSGIPDSFLPQKPSKYFLETITDSKFLRLSYRMHQEMMARYRPKETLFRIATEMVLIGLIQRHHELMAFDIETRFKTMMQRSPHLLNMIPHKDLASYLRINPTNFSKLLSSVTI
- a CDS encoding alpha/beta fold hydrolase, with protein sequence MNNTMQAQSWVDTVQYPFAHHYFQLEAGRMHYVDEGEGEVILFVHGTPTWSFLYRDMIRELSKSHRCIAIDHLGFGLSDKPQDFPGTPQAHARNLSAFIQALDLKDITLVVHDFGGPIGLSAAIAEPVRIKKIVLFNTWLWETASDPGARKVDKIVNSALGRFLYLRMNFSPKVLLKKGFADKANLTKNIHRQYLLPFPDKTSRYPLLRLAKSLVGASSWYQEQWELLHKISDKPWLLVWGTKDKFITTGYLEKWRTRLPEARIVEMDCGHFVQEEMSGEAIIAMKDFLSDE
- a CDS encoding SPOR domain-containing protein, with the protein product MKKALLTMAIAMGAITISQAQVLPFNKQDNKSKRVSNSETSAAESENHKVNLQVQSVLADVKMEIVNGMVLPELETPEEVEVDSLIASDNIPEVAPEPEKSDIPIDIFDIENKHSTENPDFSNADIYLVVGAFEIPENAAKLQNQMSEKGIQSQSLYNKERNLHYIYVEQAGTIEEAEQNILRIRRDVVPDAWIYVKIK